A portion of the Pangasianodon hypophthalmus isolate fPanHyp1 chromosome 20, fPanHyp1.pri, whole genome shotgun sequence genome contains these proteins:
- the chchd4a gene encoding mitochondrial intermembrane space import and assembly protein 40, which yields MSYCRQEGKDRVIFVTKEDHEAPSNAELVEDDPNDPYEDHGLILPNGDINWNCPCLGGMASGPCGQQFKDAFSCFHYSKEEVKGSECVEYFRSMQECMQKYPELYPQEDDNERAPSDAAALVESSSTDSASVSGSEEAATSTENPAAS from the exons ATGTCTTATTGCAGGCAGGAAG GTAAAGACCGCGTCATCTTTGTGACCAAGGAGGACCACGAAGCACCAAGCAACGCCGAGCTGGTGGAAGACGACCCCAATGACCCGTACGAGGATCACG GTCTCATTCTGCCCAACGGGGACATTAACTGGAACTGCCCGTGTCTGGGCGGGATGGCCAGCGGCCCGTGCGGCCAGCAGTTCAAAGACGCCTTCTCCTGTTTCCACTACAGTAAGGAGGAGGTGAAGGGCTCCGAGTGTGTCGAATATTTCCGCAGCATGCAGGAGTGCATGCAGAAATACCCCGAACTCTACCCGCAGGAGGACGACAACGAGAGAGCCCCCTCTGACGCTGCTGCGCTTGTCGAGTCCTCCAGCACTGACTCTGCTTCTGTTTCAGGCTCGGAGGAAGCAGCGACAAGCACAGAAAACCCTGCAGCTAGCtaa